In Candidatus Woesearchaeota archaeon, the DNA window AACGACTTCTTTTTTACTTGAAAAAATTTTCTGAGGAACTTTTTTTTCAGATAAAAAACTTAACGCATTTGTTATTATTTTGCTGTTTATATCCAAGGTTGTTAATTTTTGTTCTCTGTTTATTTTTCTTATTTTTCCTTTTTCTTTTATTTCGGTTTCTTTTATTAAGTTTTTAGTTTTATATATTGATGGTTTTATTCCAAACTCTTTTATTACAAATTTTGATAATATATCTATCAAATCAAGTTCCTCTTCATTAACGTAACAGGAAATCCTCTGTTTTTTTGAATGGATATTGCCATCTCCTAAAATATATCCATACAGACCTGCAAGTTCTTTGGTTAATTTTTTGGGAAGCACTACTACTTTCGACTGATTTGCAGCAGTTATTTTTTTAAAATCTGTATCAACCAATTTTTTTACATTATTAGGTATTTTTGGCATGACTCTTATTTTCGATTCAGTAGAAAGATGATCCGCACGAGTCCAACCTTTTTTTGTCATGAATGGTTGATTAAATGTGCACACCATTTCTTTTCCAGTTTCTGTTTTTATCTTGAGAACTGGTTGTTTTTTATAATGTTGAAAATTTGATGTGAACGCATAAGGCTTGTCATTTGGCCCTTTCCTTATTTGACATAACGCTTCTTTTATTTTCTGTTTGTGTTTAATTCCAAAGTCTTTAATTTGAACCATTCCTTTTGAATGAGTAGCCACTTGAGAAGTTCCGTGAATACAGCCAGGATCACCTATTAATAAAATATGAATATCTCCTCTTCTCTTAACACCATCATCTTGTTCTTTTAATCTTCCTCCAAACATTTGAAGCAAAAGAGCTTCTTTAATCCGATCATGACCATAAATACTAGGCGCAATACTCCTAACAAGCTTATCATAAACCTGCGGATCCTTTGACAAAGCTAAGATCTCTTTTTCTTTCTCCTTGGAAACTTCCAAAGTCTCAAACTCTTCTTGCAACGGATTAATATAATTAACTTCTAACATCAGCTCATAACGAGTACTTTTACCACCTGTTTGAAGAGTTATAGGAACTTCTTTAATTACACCCGTAACAACAATTTTAGAACCAGGATTTGTTTTCTTATCAGATATGGGACTTACTAAATCATTTTTCAAAAAAATATTTATTCTTTTAGGTTGTTCACCTCCCTGCATATCCTCAGGATCTTCTTCTAGAACAATTTTTTGAGCATCAACTAACTCTTTGCTAAGAAGATTAAACTTCCCCTTTCTACCACAAACATTACAACTATTGGGCTCTCTGAACTTTTGATCAAGCTGAAGAACAGGAATTATATTACCACAACTAGGACACTCAAAACGAGCACTAGTAACCTGCGGTCTAACATCTGATTTTTGCCTAACCAAACCTTTAAATTGATACATCTTGTTCAAATTCTTACTTCTTATATCTCTGACTGAAAGATGCGAAGAAGATGGTAAATCAAAAAATCTTACATTTAATTTGACGTCATCAACACCGAATTCGAATTTACTAATAGAATATTCTGCAGCTTTAATGACATCCTCAGGAGTTTCTAATAAATCTTCGGCTAATTCAACATCAAATCTTGCCAAATCAGAAAAAGGAATAGAAATGTGTTCTTCACCTTTATTTGCAGCACTAAGTAAAATATCCCTATAATTGGTGTCAAAAAATTCATTAAATTTTTGTATTTGTTCTTTGGCATCCAATAAGCATCCCCTCAAAAGTATAAAAAATCAAATAAAAGAAAAAACTAACTAGTAAATAACCGGAAAACCTTCGATTATTTCTTTAATTTTAGCAAATTTTCAATTAACATATCTACTGCTTTATGAACCATTTCTTCTGATTTTGTTCCTGTACAAACAATTTTACCGTTGCTAAACAACAAAAATGTCGCTTTAGCCTCCATTAATTTGTAAACAAGACCTGGAAACTGCTCAGGTTCATATTCAGTATTGTCTAATTTCATTGCTAACGTATTCAAATTCAAATCCATCCCTATGTTGCCTGAAGCAACTATGTTTTGAACATTAATCTTAGGTTTTATTTTAATTTTAATACCTATTTTTTCAAGACTTTCAATTATTCTTTGAATACTTTCATCAACTTTTTCTAAACTTCTAGCTCCTGTGCAAACCACATTTCCTGAACTGAATATGAGTGCAGAAGTTTTAGGTTCCTTTATTCTAATAACAAGACCTGGAAACTGTTCCGGGTTGTATTCCGTATTTGATAATGTAGCTGCCATCTTCTCCAAAGGAACATCATGTTCTAAACTGGTAGAAACAACAATATTCACAACTGTGATGTTCTCGTGTGGGTCAAAGTCTTTGCCGGTGTTCTTTTTTACGGGCATATTTATACCTCCGTTCAAGCAAATCCAGACAATTATCTATGTATTAATTATTTTTCTACACTGGAAAAATACTTGTTTTTATTTATAAAGAAATGCCCTCTTCTTTATAAATGCTTTTATATTAATAAAGATATTTTCAAACACCACACATTACAAACATCAAACCCCCTTCATTTCCTATGGAAAACAACACATTCAGAGCCCGAGAGCCAAAAACATACCAATACAAGTATGCCAGTATACAAAAGACACCCCTTTGTTTCCTTTGGAACTTCTGGTAAATAAATGCAAAACAGTATACAAAAAACACAAAAAATGAGAAATTGTTGCTCCGAGTTCATTTTTTATATACTCGAAGCTAACACAACAACAACAACTAGTAAACTGCGCCCAGTTGTTCAGCCTTCCTATAATAACCTAGCCTTCCACCATCAAAATGAAAATAAGTTATATATTCAGCCAACAATTCGGATGATACTTTCAAGGAAACCAGCCAATTGAAAATGTGTTCCGTGTAACAATAAGGACAAACATCCATTTTCTTACCAGTTACTATGCAAAAATCATCGCCATAGCTTCTTGATAGAAACTCATCTGTCTTATTATTCAAAGCCTTAATTAACTCTGGCTTTGATTCAGCCAACCAAGTTGTCATTTGCTCAGCCAGCCTTTCCGGGCATAACGGATTTGTTATTTGCTGCCCACACGTAACACATGCTCCCATTTTATCCACCTCCGGATTTATTTGTTGGTTTTGTGTTTTCTCTACAGGCAAAAGAACCATTCAAAAAATTGATGGAATTACAACACTCTAAGAAATCTTCCTCGCGCATCGCAAACCCAAAACAATCAAATGGCTCACAATACCCAAGGAGTATTAATCTTGTGAAATTTAATCAGAGATCTAACTAAGTTCATACAGTTAAAACAATATAA includes these proteins:
- a CDS encoding ATP-binding protein; its protein translation is MDAKEQIQKFNEFFDTNYRDILLSAANKGEEHISIPFSDLARFDVELAEDLLETPEDVIKAAEYSISKFEFGVDDVKLNVRFFDLPSSSHLSVRDIRSKNLNKMYQFKGLVRQKSDVRPQVTSARFECPSCGNIIPVLQLDQKFREPNSCNVCGRKGKFNLLSKELVDAQKIVLEEDPEDMQGGEQPKRINIFLKNDLVSPISDKKTNPGSKIVVTGVIKEVPITLQTGGKSTRYELMLEVNYINPLQEEFETLEVSKEKEKEILALSKDPQVYDKLVRSIAPSIYGHDRIKEALLLQMFGGRLKEQDDGVKRRGDIHILLIGDPGCIHGTSQVATHSKGMVQIKDFGIKHKQKIKEALCQIRKGPNDKPYAFTSNFQHYKKQPVLKIKTETGKEMVCTFNQPFMTKKGWTRADHLSTESKIRVMPKIPNNVKKLVDTDFKKITAANQSKVVVLPKKLTKELAGLYGYILGDGNIHSKKQRISCYVNEEELDLIDILSKFVIKEFGIKPSIYKTKNLIKETEIKEKGKIRKINREQKLTTLDINSKIITNALSFLSEKKVPQKIFSSKKEVVSEFLSWIFEADGCVFGKGRGSLSVQLKSKNEQLLKDVQILLLYFGIQGRIIEDNLTIRRSSNIKKFAKEIGFQSKKKKEKLRQVLDYIKIKNNQQMREKPQTYERVVSIELEGFEDVYDFEVPSTKSFIANGILCHNSGKSQLLKRVSIVAPKTRFVSGKGASGAGLTAAVVRDEFTRGWALEAGALVLANKGMVCIDELDKMSAEDTSAMHEALEQQSISISKANIQATLRSETTVLAAANPKFGRFDPYEVLVKQIDLPPPLINRFDLIFPVKDLPDKDKDERLASFILKLHKDQISEDTPVSSELIKLYVAYAKQRIQPVLTEPAMSEIKDYFVSMRNSGSGDEKIKSVPISARQLEGLVRLSEASAKTRLSKTVTKADARRAIDLLHHCLTLIGLDEETGKFDIDRIATGITATQRGNVHTVKEIIVELEKALNTDVVPIEDIIREAEIKGMSGDKTEEILNNLKRKGDIFNPKHGVVKRM
- a CDS encoding TATA-box-binding protein yields the protein MPVKKNTGKDFDPHENITVVNIVVSTSLEHDVPLEKMAATLSNTEYNPEQFPGLVIRIKEPKTSALIFSSGNVVCTGARSLEKVDESIQRIIESLEKIGIKIKIKPKINVQNIVASGNIGMDLNLNTLAMKLDNTEYEPEQFPGLVYKLMEAKATFLLFSNGKIVCTGTKSEEMVHKAVDMLIENLLKLKK